Proteins encoded in a region of the Trichosurus vulpecula isolate mTriVul1 chromosome 9, mTriVul1.pri, whole genome shotgun sequence genome:
- the IL11RA gene encoding interleukin-11 receptor subunit alpha isoform X1 gives MSSSCSGLGRVLVIVAAALVFVSSSGPEAWGPPGVQYGQLGDTIVLLCPGVTPGTLVSWHRADGHALLGTAMAELGLGQRELVLEQVDSRDEGTYICQSQDGGTKGSVTLQLGYPPSRPMVSCRASDYENFSCSWSPSRVSGLPTRYIASYRKKIILGTERGRPALSADPWLCLPELPGATRCVVHGSEFWSQYRINVTEVNPLGASARLLDVSMQSILRPDPPQGLRVEPIPGAPRRLLVSWAYPNSWPLQPHFLLKFRLQYRPVRHLTWSMVEPAGLEEVITDAVAGLPHVVRVSARDFLDAGTWSDWSEEAWGTPSPASAAFGPGTRPSERPSETETPTQAQAQTEMKPERRVLPGPSLQPDSQPLMDHRDPLEQLAVVASLGVFSFVGLAAGALALLLWLRLRGSRKGAAPKPGFLAPMVQVKTMPDGVFLMTVTDGPLVLTGDH, from the exons ATGAGCAGCAGTTGCTCTGGGCTGGGCAGGGTCCTGGTGATTGTGGCTGCAGCCCTAGTATTTGTTTCTTCCTCTGGCCCTGAGGCCTGGGGTCCCCCAG GGGTCCAGTACGGGCAACTTGGAGACACCATCGTGCTCTTGTGTCCAGGAGTGACTCCCGG AACACTGGTTTCCTGGCACCGGGCTGATGGCCACGCACTCCTGGGGACAGCAATGGCAGAGTTAGGGTTGGGACAACGGGAATTGGTCCTGGAGCAGGTGGATAGCAGAGACGAGGGCACTTACATCTGTCAGTCCCAGGATGGAGGGACCAAAGGCTCTGTGACGCTCCAACTAGGCT ACCCCCCATCTCGTCCCATGGTTTCTTGCCGGGCATCAGACTATGAGAATTTCTCCTGTTCCTGGAGCCCCAGCCGGGTCAGTGGCCTCCCCACACGATACATTGCCTCTTACAG GAAGAAAATCATCCTTGGAACAGAAAGAGGAAG GCCAGCACTGTCTGCAGATCCCTGGCTATGCTTACCGGAACTTCCTGGGGCTACCCGGTGTGTGGTCCATGGCTCTGAGTTCTGGAGCCAATATCGGATTAATGTGACCGAAGTGAACCCCCTGGGGGCCAGTGCCCGCCTACTGGATGTGAGCATGCAGAGTATCT TAAGACCAGATCCACCACAGGGACTTCGAGTGGAACCAATTCCTGGGGCTCCCCGACGCCTGCTGGTCAGCTGGGCCTATCCAAACTCCTGGCCCCTCCAACCCCACTTTCTGCTTAAGTTCCGACTGCAATACCGCCCTGTGCGCCACCTGACCTGGTCTATG GTGGAGCCAGCTGGGCTGGAGGAGGTGATCACCGATGCCGTGGCTGGGCTGCCTCACGTGGTGCGAGTTAGCGCTCGTGACTTCCTTGATGCCGGCACCTGGAGTGACTGGAGCGAGGAGGCCTGGGGAACCCCGAGTCCTG CATCAGCTGCCTTTGGCCCAGGCACCAGACCTAGCGAGAGGccctcagagacagagacaccgaCGCAGGCCCAGGCCCAGACTGAGATGAAGCCAGAGAGACGAGTTCTGCCCGGGCCCTCCCTGCAGCCCGACTCTCAGCCGTTAATGG ACCACAGGGATCCCCTGGAGCAGCTGGCTGTGGTAGCGTCTCTGGGTGTCTTCTCTTTTGTGGGTCTGGCTGCCGGGGCCCTCGCACTCCTGCTCTG GCTGAGGCtgagaggaagcagaaaaggggcTGCCCCAAAGCCTGGATTCTTGGCTCCTATGGTGCAGGTGAAGACCATGCCTG ATGGGGTGTTCCTGATGACTGTCACTGATGGGCCGCTGGTACTAACTGGGGATCACTGA
- the GALT gene encoding galactose-1-phosphate uridylyltransferase, with product MAASAGPGGDLEEQRLRPEEVAFQASEHQHIRYNPLQDEWVLVSAHRMKRPWKGQVDPLPSDVVPRHDPHNPLCPGAVRANGEVNPHYEGTFLFNNDFPALQPDAPSPGPSDHPLFRTEAARGVCKVLCFHPWSDITLPLMSIPEIRAVIDTWASVTEELGAQYPWVQIFENKGAMMGCSNPHPHCQVWASSFLPEMAQREERSQRAYQKQHGGPMLLEYGRQEAERKERVVLESEHWLVLVPFWAVWPFQTMLLPRRHVKRLPELSSVERDDLACIMKKLLTKYDNLFEMSFPYSMGWHGAPTGAEAEADCDHWQLHAHYYPPLLRSGTIRKFMVGYEMLAQSQRDLTPEQAAERLRALPEDHYRFRQKDSS from the exons ATGGCAGCGAGCGCGGGGCCGGGTGGTGACCTCGAGGAGCAGCGGCTGCGGCCGGAGGAGGTGGCCTTCCAGGCGAGCG AGCATCAGCACATCCGATACAACCCGCTGCAAGATGAGTGGGTGCTGGTGTCCGCTCACCGAATGAAGCGCCCGTGGAAGGGGCAGGTGGACCCCCTCCCCAGTGATGTCGTGCCTCGGCATGACCCCCACAACCCCCTCTGCCCCGGGGCAGTTCGGGCCAATGGCGAG GTGAATCCCCACTACGAGGGCACTTTCCTGTTCAACAATGATTTCCCTGCCCTGCAGCCTGATGCCCCCAGTCCTG GACCCAGTGATCACCCACTGTTCCGAACTGAAGCTGCCCGAGGAGTTTG TAAGGTCCTGTGTTTCCATCCCTGGTCTGATATCACACTGCCGCTCATGTCTATACCTGAGATCCGAGCTGTCATTGATACATGGGCCTCGGTCACGGAGGAGTTGGGTGCTCAGTACCCCTGGGTCCAG atctttgagaacaaaggtgCCATGATGGGTTGTTCCAACCCCCACCCTCACTGTCAG GTGTGGGCTAGCAGCTTCTTGCCAGAAATGGCCCAGCGGGAGGAACGAAGTCAGCGGGCCTATCAAAAGCAGCATGGAGGCCCCATGCTTTTGGAGTATGGGCGTCAGGAAGCTGAGAGAAAG GAGCGGGTGGTCCTAGAAAGTGAACACTGGCTGGTGCTGGTGCCCTTCTGGGCTGTCTGGCCTTTCCAGACGATGTTGCTGCCACGGAGACATGTGAAGAGGCTCCCAGAGCTGAGCTCTGTGGAACGAGATG ATCTGGCCTGCATCATGAAGAAGCTCCTGACCAAATATGACAACCTATTTGAGATGTCCTTCCCGTACTCCATGGGCTGGCATG gTGCCCCTACTggggctgaggctgaggctgactGTGACCACTGGCAGCTCCATGCCCACTACTATCCACCACTACTGCGATCAGGCACCATCCGGAAGTTCATGGTTGGTTATGAGATGCTGGCCCAGTCTCAGAGGGACCTGACTCCAGAGCAG GCTGCAGAGAGATTGAGGGCCCTACCAGAAGATCATTATAGGTTTCGACAGAAGGACTCGTCCTGA
- the IL11RA gene encoding interleukin-11 receptor subunit alpha isoform X2, producing MSSSCSGLGRVLVIVAAALVFVSSSGPEAWGPPGVQYGQLGDTIVLLCPGVTPGTLVSWHRADGHALLGTAMAELGLGQRELVLEQVDSRDEGTYICQSQDGGTKGSVTLQLGYPPSRPMVSCRASDYENFSCSWSPSRVSGLPTRYIASYRKKIILGTERGRPALSADPWLCLPELPGATRCVVHGSEFWSQYRINVTEVNPLGASARLLDVSMQSILRPDPPQGLRVEPIPGAPRRLLVSWAYPNSWPLQPHFLLKFRLQYRPVRHLTWSMVEPAGLEEVITDAVAGLPHVVRVSARDFLDAGTWSDWSEEAWGTPSPASAAFGPGTRPSERPSETETPTQAQAQTEMKPERRVLPGPSLQPDSQPLMDHRDPLEQLAVVASLGVFSFVGLAAGALALLLWLRLRGSRKGAAPKPGFLAPMVQVKTMPVAQIL from the exons ATGAGCAGCAGTTGCTCTGGGCTGGGCAGGGTCCTGGTGATTGTGGCTGCAGCCCTAGTATTTGTTTCTTCCTCTGGCCCTGAGGCCTGGGGTCCCCCAG GGGTCCAGTACGGGCAACTTGGAGACACCATCGTGCTCTTGTGTCCAGGAGTGACTCCCGG AACACTGGTTTCCTGGCACCGGGCTGATGGCCACGCACTCCTGGGGACAGCAATGGCAGAGTTAGGGTTGGGACAACGGGAATTGGTCCTGGAGCAGGTGGATAGCAGAGACGAGGGCACTTACATCTGTCAGTCCCAGGATGGAGGGACCAAAGGCTCTGTGACGCTCCAACTAGGCT ACCCCCCATCTCGTCCCATGGTTTCTTGCCGGGCATCAGACTATGAGAATTTCTCCTGTTCCTGGAGCCCCAGCCGGGTCAGTGGCCTCCCCACACGATACATTGCCTCTTACAG GAAGAAAATCATCCTTGGAACAGAAAGAGGAAG GCCAGCACTGTCTGCAGATCCCTGGCTATGCTTACCGGAACTTCCTGGGGCTACCCGGTGTGTGGTCCATGGCTCTGAGTTCTGGAGCCAATATCGGATTAATGTGACCGAAGTGAACCCCCTGGGGGCCAGTGCCCGCCTACTGGATGTGAGCATGCAGAGTATCT TAAGACCAGATCCACCACAGGGACTTCGAGTGGAACCAATTCCTGGGGCTCCCCGACGCCTGCTGGTCAGCTGGGCCTATCCAAACTCCTGGCCCCTCCAACCCCACTTTCTGCTTAAGTTCCGACTGCAATACCGCCCTGTGCGCCACCTGACCTGGTCTATG GTGGAGCCAGCTGGGCTGGAGGAGGTGATCACCGATGCCGTGGCTGGGCTGCCTCACGTGGTGCGAGTTAGCGCTCGTGACTTCCTTGATGCCGGCACCTGGAGTGACTGGAGCGAGGAGGCCTGGGGAACCCCGAGTCCTG CATCAGCTGCCTTTGGCCCAGGCACCAGACCTAGCGAGAGGccctcagagacagagacaccgaCGCAGGCCCAGGCCCAGACTGAGATGAAGCCAGAGAGACGAGTTCTGCCCGGGCCCTCCCTGCAGCCCGACTCTCAGCCGTTAATGG ACCACAGGGATCCCCTGGAGCAGCTGGCTGTGGTAGCGTCTCTGGGTGTCTTCTCTTTTGTGGGTCTGGCTGCCGGGGCCCTCGCACTCCTGCTCTG GCTGAGGCtgagaggaagcagaaaaggggcTGCCCCAAAGCCTGGATTCTTGGCTCCTATGGTGCAGGTGAAGACCATGCCTG TGGCTCAGATCCTGTAG
- the CCL27 gene encoding C-C motif chemokine 27, with protein MKGLELTLTLTLLLLNFNPRTALPPDPSISCCTQVFRKNLPSKLLRNIIQVELQEANGDCHIQAYVLHRNHGLPVCIHPKNRSLARWLSRNKIRQKDHGPRPRLNPTP; from the exons ATGAAGGGATTGGAGCTAACCCTAACTCTGACCCTGCTGCTACTCAACTTCAACCCCAGGACAG CACTACCCCCAGACCCCAGCATTTCATGCTGCACTCAAGTCTTTCGAAAGAACCTCCCCAGTAAACTACTTCGGAATATCATCCAGGTAGAACTACAAGAGGCCAATGGCGACTGTCATATACAGGCTTATGT GCTGCACCGAAATCATGGACTACCTGTTTGTATCCACCCAAAGAACCGTTCTCTAGCTCGGTGGTTGTCCCGAAACAAGATAAGGCAGAAGGATCATGGTCCTAGGCCCAGGCTCAACCCAACTCCTTaa
- the LOC118832126 gene encoding uncharacterized protein LOC118832126 encodes MPGLKRYEVALEAEEEIYWGCFYFFPWLRMWRREKSAAPPQRQKLEPLPRLVSCLSRGLGPHPSRRSSPRRPAMPPRGTQQASVYRAGAQPLPSSAVE; translated from the exons ATGCCGGGGTTGAAGAGATACGAAGTGGCGCTGGAGGCAGAAGAGGA GATCTATTGGGGCTGTTTTTACTTCTTCCCTTGGTTGCGGATGTGGCGAAGGGAAAAGAG CGCAGCACCCCCCCAGAGGCAGAAGCTGGAACCCCTTCCCCGCCTAGTGAGCTGCCTGTCCAGGGGCTTGGGCCCCCACCCCTCCAGGCGAAGCAGTCCCCGCCGTCCGGCAATGCCTCCCCGGGGGACCCAACAAGCATCAGTCTATCGGGCCGGGGCTCAGCCGCTCCCCAGCAGTGCCGTGGAGTAA